The genomic region CCTTCTACAAACGTTGACTCCAGCACATCTAACTGATCAATTTTTAGCTTTTTTCCTATTTCTTCAATCACCTGACATACGCTCGACAAATTGCAGTTAGCGGGTACACTAATATCTACTGTGGCAAATATATATTGTTTAGAATAGTTAGTAATGGATCCAATATCCCCATTACGAATTATGTGCAATTGCCCATTAGTGTTTCTAATACGAGTAGTTCTCAGTTCAATAGCTTCAACAATACCTTCAACAGTTTTGTCTTCTGCTTTTCCCGCTTGAATATAATCACCAACCAAATAATAGTTTTCAAACAGAATGAAAAAACCACAAACTATATCATTAATTAGGGTTTGTGCTCCCAATCCTACAGCAATACCGATAATTCCCGCCCCTGCAAGAATGGGGGTGGGATTAATCTCTAAAGTATAAAGAATGGAAACTGCAACTCCAAAGTAAATTAAATACTGCAACAAACTACGAAACAAGGGAATCATAGTTAATCGTCTACTTCTTTGTGTGTCAGTTAAGTCCTGTTGGGTAAACAGAAACTCCTCTAGCAGTAGGTAAATTATCTCGAAAACAACCCGACTGATAAAGATGATGGCAATAATTTTGATAATTTTTACGCCAAAATTTGCCAAGTTAGCTATTAATTGTACTTGCTGAACAACTAATGTGGCGGTAAATACGTAAACTACAAATTCCAAACACCGTTTTAAAAAAGGTACTAAGTGTCTTAATCTTTCATAAAACCTTAATAAATTATCTGGACTAGAGTATCTAATGCTAAGAACATCCAAAATATCAACAATTGCTGCTACTGCTTTGAGTATGAGTAACCCAATAGCAATGCTTAGATAAATTCTCAGTCCTATATAAAGGTATTCTGTAACTATTGATGGTAGTTTCAGGAATTGGGTACAAACAACCACTATCCATAACCAAATTCCCAGGGTTATTCTCCGGTTTAGAGTGGTAAAAAAAGCATCTACGCTTTCATCGTCAGCTGTATTTTGATCTAAACTTTTAACTTTTTTAACACCTATCTTCAACCAATAATGAAGTAACTTGATCACAAAAACTGCTGCAATTATTACCCCTAGACTCTGGGTAATAGCAATTCCCAATCCTAACCAAAATCCTGATGGAATCCGGTCGATCAAGTTTATGGTATATTCTTTTAGGTTTTCGCCCTGATAGATTAAGAAACTGTTGACACCAATAATTCCAAGACTTACTACTAAGCAAGTAAGCAACATTAAAGCAGTAACATTGCGACGAATCAGTCTAATTTTTGTGGGTTTCCCCTCAAATAAGGGTACTTGAACCAGGAAGTGGCAAAATTTGGTTAGTAACCACCTTGATATCAAGAAAAAAATTGCGATCGCCAGTATCTCAACCAGGATAATTGAGGTGTTAACAATAATTAGTTGGTTCATGCAGTATCTTTGATTTTCGGTAAAAAAATAGTTGCAAGATAGATGCACAACCCAGCATTAGTGCTATATTAGCACGATTATAATTTTATGGGAGTGAAAACTATAAAGAAACTATTACCAAACCATAAAGAACTGACCACCAACATTAAAGACGTACTAATCTTCAATTATTTTCAATAGAGAGCTTATATTTTTCCGGCTCAGTTCTTAGATCCACATAGAGGAAATCAATACCCTCTTGCTCTAACATTTCCAAGATTGCTAAATTTAATTCCCTCTCGGCCTGAAAATAGAGGTTATCATCATTAACAAATGCCATTATCTCAATTACACGGGCGTTTTTTTCAATGTTTTTGAACCTGACTGTAGAAACAGGAGATAATCCAGCAATAGACTTTGGCATTTGTTGAATGCTATCACAGATTCTGGCAGTTTGTCGTGCGGAAATGCCATCTATTTTGAGAACCAAATTCAGACCCCACCTTAATTCTTCCCCTGGATTTTGGGACCAATTTTCCACCACTCCACCAATCAACCGAGAATTGGGCATCTTGATAATTGAACCCCATTTAACTACATGCAGTGTTGTAGTTCTAAAACCAATATGTAGAACCTGTACAAAACCATCCAGTCCTGATACTCCTACCCAGTCACCTTCTTTAAACAGAGCATCAGAATAGATAATCACCGTACAAAACCAGTCATAAACGATATCCTTCAGTAATAAACCAAAGGTAATACCAGCACCACCTAACAAACCAACAAGTGCACCTGCAGATTGACCTAAAAATATTTCACTGATCTTGATTGCCAAGACAACCACTGCAGCTGATTGAAAAATCTTGGGCATTACTGGTCTGAGCAACTCATCTAACTCAGTTTCAGTTTGCAGCACAAAGTTGGCAATTATTTGCCCCAAAATTGAAGAAGAACGATAAACAATATAACCAATAATGAAGATCACTATTAGATTTAAACTCTTGCCAATAGTCTCTGTCAGTTTGGGACCCAACTCCTGAGCAAGAATTTCGTTAATTATCCAAAATCCCCCTATCAAAATTAACCAGTTTAAAGCTGGCTTAATAATACTAATTAACTCATCATCCAGTGTGGTTTTTGTTTTGTTTGTAAGATTTTCTATGGTTTTGATCACTACTCCCACAAAAAACCTTCTCAACACTTGTATTAGTGTTAGTATTATCAAAATTGCAGCTATCTTGACAAAAATAGTATTGGACTGGTTAATTCCCTGGAGTATTTTCATTATTGCTTCCATAGCTTTTCACCTTAATTAAGTAAATTTCCTAACCGAGTGCTTACCCTATCATACTAAAGTGGAAAAATTTGGAACTTTACAATCTGTCATTAATACTGAAAGTACCTCGGCGATCGCACCCCAGGTGCTAGATATAAACTAATCAATTGATTGATATTGAATGAAAAAGGTGCGTTAAATAACGCACACGGACGAATTACAAAGATTTTTGACAAAGAATTAATCCAAACCACCCATTGTCATCCTTCCAAGTTCTCACTGTTTTTAATCCTTTGCTTTCCAGTTGCTGGGACATTTGGAGTAAATCAAATTTGCGGGAAATTTCTGTTAGTATAGACTCACCTGCTTCAAAGAAAACCTGTAAATCCAAAGATGCTAAATTCACCCAATGACTTTCTTGACAATGGAGTCGCATTTCAATTTGCCTTTCTTTCAAATTATATGTTGCTTGGTGCTTAAACAAGTTTGTGTCAAAATTTCCATTAAATCGCCAATTTAAATGGGTAAGCATGTTCAAGTTAAACGCAGCAGTTACACCTTGAGCATCATTATAAGCTGGTTCTAAAATCCCTTTGTCTTTGTGTAAATCAACCCCCAGCAAAAGGAAATCACCGGTTTTTAAAGTTGTGGAAACTTGGGTGAGGAATCTATCACATTCCTGTTGACTAAAATTGCCTAGGGAACTACCCAGGAAAAACAACAAACGAGATTGTAAATAATTGGACTCTAAATGAAATAATGCCTGTTCATAGGTTCCCAGCAACCCATGAATATCAATTTGAGGATATTTATCCTTCAATTGCAGAACGCTAGTTTTGAGAATACCTCCACTCACATCAACTGGTAGGTATCTACAAGTATGGGATATTTTCTGATAAGCATCCAGTAAAAGTTGAGTTTTAGTAGAACTACCACTACCCAATTCTATCAACTCACAACAATTAGTTAGTTCGGCAATTTCCCCAGCATATTGTTGCAAAATTGAAGCTTCTGTACGAGTAGGATAATATTCTGGCAAATCACAAATTTCCTCAAATAATAGGGAACCCCGATCATCATAAAAATACTTAGGGGACAAGGTTTTGGGATTTCCAAGTAATCCCTGAATTACATCCTGACCATCATCATGCAAGTGTTGATATTGTTGTTCTAAAACTGTTACGGGTGCTAAAAGCATTTGTTTTATCCTCTTATTTTTATTTCTCTGATTTTATCAAAATCTCAGGATTTTGAGTCATTAGTAACTGGAAATTTCCCTTACAAACTCATGGCAGTTCTAAAACCCACATGCTGATAGAAATAGGGGCGAAACCAGTTGCGATAACAGGGTAGGGCCATAGTGCCATTTGTAGCCCAAGAACCACCAACCATCATTTGATGCTTACCATCAAAAAATGGTGCTGACTGGTCTTCATATAGATAATGGGTGGTAAATCCAGGTAGGGGAGAAAATGTACTAGATAACCACTCCCACACGTTTCCTCGTAGGTCAGCTAACCCGGATCTTTTTGAAAACATGCCCACGGGACTGGGAGAAATATATTTCAGTTTGAGATTATAATTATTTTCCTCAGTCCTATCTCCCTGGTTATTGGTGGAAAATTCCCAAGCCCGATTCCATTCTGGTTCTGTCATTAAACGAGTACCTTGCCATTGACAGTAAGCCATTGCTTCATAATAATTGACTTCCACTGGCCAATCTACAGGCAATTCTAAAATATCAAAAGTTGCCCGATACTTGTAATTGTGGGAATTTTCCAATAGCCAAAATTTAGGATGTTGCACATTATTTTGTTGTTTCCATTGCCAGGATTCACCATGCCAATATTCTGAATTTTCATAGCCACCAGCTTGTATAAATTGTAAAAATTCTCCATTGGTAATCAGATTACTACTGGCTAAAAACGGTCGAACTACAATTTCTAAACTGCCATATTCGCTATCCCAACCAAAAGTTAAATCATCTTCTTTCTTACCTAATTTAACTAAAGCACCAGGAATTTCCTGCATTTGATTAGGGGGTATTTTACCATGACTGGGTGCATAATTCCATCCTGATGGCAACCTTAAATACTCAACTGGTAACTGACGTAGCAGCATAGAAGAGGTCTCAAAATGTATGCGACTGTGTTCAATTCCCATTAATAATGCCCATAGGGGATGTTGGGCGTGAATAGGCAAATTTAAAGGTGTATTTTCAATTATCTCAGTAATTGCTTGTCTGGCATTTTCTCTATATTCCCAAACCTGGTCTACATCCGGCCAGATAATATGTTGGGTTGCCAATTCTAGTTCATCAGGTGTTTCTGGGTCAACACCAACCTCGAACAAAATCTCAAATTGGGGATTGATGGGATTTGGCAATAATCCAACTCGAACTAACTTGTTAATGTAAAAAACTGCTGAGTGTCCCAAATAAAAAATTAATCGGTTTCTCAAAGGATCCGGATTCAGGTAAAAAGCATCCGGGTGAGTGATGCTTCTTAATAGGGTTGTTTCTAACTCCCAAGAGTTGTTAAAGTAATCAAGCAGGTTTTTCCTACTACAACAATCTAGGTTGATGATTTGGGTAGATGCTAGATGAGGAAGTCGGGATAGGGTTGGCATTTTTTGGGGTTAAATTTTATCCGGGTTATTAGCACACTATTTATGTACGTGCTGTTATATAGATACTACACCCGGTGGCGTTTTTTTTCATTATTAACCAAAATTTAACCATTATGGTTTACCTCCCCAGCAATGGTTATTTCGCTGATTGAGTTAGTCTGATTTTTTCAACGACAAAATCTCAGCTTCACTACTTTCTCTAGCAACGCGAATTAATAAAGAGCAAGCCATTAAACTGGCAACCATGGAATTACCCCCATAACTAAACATGGGTAAAGGTAAACCCGTGGTTGGTATGGCACCTGTTGTAACAGCAATATGTAATAGTGATTGTCCAATTATAAGTACAGTCACACCTGTTGCTACTAATTTGTGAATGGGATTTTTAGCCTTGAAAGCAATTATTAATCCCAGGGTTGCAAACATACCCAACACTAATAAAAGCACTATACCACCCACAAAACCAAACTCTTCAGCGAAAACTGCAAAAATAAAATCCGTATCTTGAATGGGTAAATAAAACAATTTCTGCTGGGACATACCAAATCCCACTCCCCAGGTTTGACCTGTACCCACTGCTAGTAAACTTTGTACCAACTGATATCCATCCCCTGTAGGATCAGCCCAAGGATTTAGAAAAGACATGACTCGACGCCGTTGGTACTCCTTAATACTCATACTTAACAATGCCAGGGAAAACCCTCCTAATGCTGTTCCTACCAAGTATCTGTAGGGTATGCCACTGGCTAGAGCAATAAACCAAATTGTCATGCCACAAAGCGCAGTGGTACTAAGATTAGGTTGGGCAAGAATCCCTAACAGGACTAAACAAAACACACCTAACCAAAACAGACGAACTTGTGGGGAGAGTTTTTCCCACTGGGCAAAAATTCTAGCACTTTGTAGGACTAAAAATGGCTTGATTAATTCTGATGGTTGAATGGGAATAGGACCAATGGCTATCCACCGCGCTGCATCAAAAGCCTTTTTTCCTACCCCGGGAACAAGGATGAGGAAAATTAGTAATAAAAATAGGAATAAAAACCAATGGGATGCTGCTAAAATTTTAGATAAGGGGGTATTTACAATCCAGTTAAATAAAATGAGACCAACAAAGACCCAAATAATTTGACGTTTAAAGTAATACAACCCATCATCCTGGCGTTCAGCAGCTACGGGATAAGATGCAGAAAAAAGCATAATTAACCCCAGGATTAACCATAGCAATGTCAACCAGCGCAACAAACGTGCTTCCGGGGCCCAATTACCAGCAGAATGATCAAAAAATGGAATGAGTTGACGTAGGTTCACGTTGAAACTATATATGTTTACACCGCCCTACAGCGAGTAAGGCGGTTGGAGCGGGGGAGACTTGATTAGTTCTGACCTATGAGAATCATGCCAAACCAGTATTAGTACCTTGCCTACCAGTTGCTAATTCTACCTTAACAATTTTACCACCCATTTTCTGAATTCGTTGCTGCTCGCGGAACCAGTTTTCGTAGGGAACCAACTTGGTAAAATAAGTATTCTGTAATTCCCTTTGGGTGCGGGTGCGGGTTAAGCTGGGAACGCAAGCGGTCACTTTAAATAAACGAGCCATTTTTTCTAAACTCCCTGTGTTTTGGAAAACCTTTTTTATCGGAAAAATCTTGAGACTAAATCCTGTCTCAAATCTTTGAATTTATAGCTCTAGTCAGAACGCTATAGACAGGGTTGATGGGTAGCTATTCTGAAGGCCTTTGCACCTTTGTAGGTGACTACGGCTATATCTATATCTATTCTATTCCGCTCTATAGGATCTACCCAAAGCTACTCAGACCTTTACAAATCTGGACTTTAGAACCTACTTGCTGTTTCATCGTAGTCTCAAGATGATTCTTGAGAGGTTTGTCTACTCCACAAGCTATCTCAGTAGAGCTTACCCTCAAAGTCTGGAAATCTAACATCAATACTAGACCGCTAATACTCACCCGAAGCATATAGAACGACCTAGAACTCATATTTGATTTCCAGACCTTAATCAAGTAGCACTGCTAACATTCATAGAATGCCAAAAAGTGCTAACTCACTCTTAGCTCAAACCAGAGGAAATATAGTCGAAGTAAACTCCCATTTCCTTACCAGCATCAGCACCAACCAAGCTAGCAGTTACTTCTTTCATGGCTTGGATCGCTTGAACTGTAGCACCAGCGGGTACACCCAAGGAGTTGTAGGTTTCTTTCAAACCGTTTAATACACGCTCATCTAAGATGGAAGCATCTCCAGCTAACATGGCGTAGGTAGAATAACGCAAGTAGTAATCCAAATCACGGATACAAGCTGCGTAGCGGCGAGTGGTGTACATGTTACCACCGGGACGGGTAATATCTGAGTACAACAGGGACTTAGCTACAGCTTCTTTTACGATTGCAGCAGCATTAGCACTGATGGTGGTAGCTGCACGCACGCGCAGTTCACCAGTCGCAAAGTAGCCTTTCAGCTTTTCTAGAGCAGCGGTGTCCAAGTATTTACCTTGAACGTCAGAAGAATTAATTACAGAGGTAATAGCGTCTTGCATTGTTGTTATTTCCTTATTTCCAACCTGATTGCAAAAGTTTTCGGTTCTAGCTGTGGAATCGCTCTAACCTATGACATTGCACCAACAACGTAGTCGAAGTAAGCACCTGCTTCAGCTGAGTCTTCAGCGGATAACAGGGTAGCAGCAACGGATTTCATTGCAGCAACGCCACCAGCTACAGCGTCAATGGGTGTACCTAAAGACTTGTACATTTCACGTACACCAACGATACCGATTTCTTCAATGGGGGTCACATCTCCAGAAACGATTCCGTAGGTTACAAGACGTAAGTAGTAGTCTAGGTCACGAAGACAGGTAGCTGTCATTTCTTGACCGTAAGCGTTACCACCGGGAGAAACAACATCAGGACGCTTTTGGAACAATTGGTCGCCAGCTTGCTTAACGATGCGCTCGCGGTTGTCAGTCAATACTTGGGCAATACGAAGACGTGCTGCACCACCAGAAACAAAGCTCTTAATCCGATCTAACTCACCAGGGCTGAGGTAGCGAGCTTCTGCATCAGCATTCACGATGGACTTCGTGACGATACTCATTAATGGATTCCTCCAAAACTAATGACACCAGGTTTGAAACTGGTAGGATTTTCATTGGTCGATAGCAGTTTTGTATCTTAATACATTCTGGGTTACATTTGCTCCCCAAATGTGAAGAAGTTACCAAATTTTTCTATCCTTCCGGAAAATATTTTCCAGCATTATGTTGAGCATTCATTACTGCTCTTAATACTTTGTAATATTTTTTTTCACAATCGCTCATTTTCCGGGTTTTGGGTCTGGGGAATTGTAAAACAGGAGTAACTTTACCTGTCACTACCTGTCCTATTCCCCACATCTACCTTATCTGTTGGTACCGCGACCGGTTAAAACGGATGGAGATAGACTAGACCAAGACTGTTTAACTAGGTCTGCTTCAGCTTTTACACTGCCTAGGTAATTACCAGCAGGTAAGGATGGGAAGCGGTTATAGGGGACAACGTCTTCACCAAAGTAACGACTGTATTCCCCAGTGTTGACTATGGTTTCTACAGCTGTTCTGAGACCACTATCTGCCAATATTTTGTTATATTGACGGATTTCACCTTGAGTTGCAGGGGCTCTCCCTAAAATGTGACGGAACAAGAATTCAATCACTTTGGTGTTGGGATAGGGTGTGTAGAACCGCTTGCGATAAATCTCCGAACTGGCTAGTTCAATCACAAATTCACGCACGGTGATTTCCCCATTACGCAGTCTACTGTCTAAATCAGTGCGTCTGATATAGTCGGGAATCTGCCCACTAAATACATCCATTACCTGAACGTAAATGGCATTGATTACCTGGTTGATCTCAGTTTTGTTTGTACCTACGGTCATGCGGTAGATACGAGCCGGTTTGCGGCGACTTGTGCCTACACCAACTTCTACTGATTGACCACGACCATCGTTAAAGGAACGACCCAGTTCAATGAACAATGGTTTAGATTTGTCCATTTGTTTAGCTTTAATGGCTAAATCTGCGATCGCATTGCCTAAAAGTGGGGTATTTTCCGACTTAATCCTAGGTTGTAGGGTTTCAAAGCTAGGCACAACCAAATCATCATTTTGTTTAGTGAGCTGGTTGTAGAGTTTTTCCGTATTGGGGAAGTTAGCAGCAGGTAGGGTGGGGAAGCGACGGTAGGGAACGGTATCTTCACCAAAAGATTCAGCATATTCCGCACTATTTACCATGGCATTAATAAAGGCTTTAATGCCTTGAGTAGCCAATATTTGGTTATACTTACGGATTTCTGCCTGATCTAGGGGTGCGCGACCGAGGAAATGCTTAGTACCCAGCTCAATCACCTTAGTATTGGGATAGGGTGTGTAAAATTCCTTAATATAGAGACCAGAACCACCCAAGGACTGAATAAATTCCCTAACAGTGATTTCCCCATTACCCAACTTACTTTCTAAATCGGTAAACTCATTTTGGATAATGTAGGGTGGAATATCCCGCTCAAATACCTGACGGTAAGCAGCTCCAATCAGGGTTTGAACTGCTACTTTATCCGTAGCAATTAGTTTGAACACTTTAGTTTGTTCACGCTGTTTGCTTACACCTTGGTTAATGCGGAAATCCACACTAGGTTGGGTCCGTAATTCCTTAACTGCACCCAATTCCACGAAGCGAGGAGTTTCTTCCTTCTCCACCTTGTTGATGTCCTCGCGGATAGTACCAACTCGCAGTTGACGGAGAGAAACACCAGCGG from Cylindrospermopsis curvispora GIHE-G1 harbors:
- the apcB gene encoding allophycocyanin subunit beta, whose protein sequence is MQDAITSVINSSDVQGKYLDTAALEKLKGYFATGELRVRAATTISANAAAIVKEAVAKSLLYSDITRPGGNMYTTRRYAACIRDLDYYLRYSTYAMLAGDASILDERVLNGLKETYNSLGVPAGATVQAIQAMKEVTASLVGADAGKEMGVYFDYISSGLS
- the apcA gene encoding allophycocyanin subunit alpha, coding for MSIVTKSIVNADAEARYLSPGELDRIKSFVSGGAARLRIAQVLTDNRERIVKQAGDQLFQKRPDVVSPGGNAYGQEMTATCLRDLDYYLRLVTYGIVSGDVTPIEEIGIVGVREMYKSLGTPIDAVAGGVAAMKSVAATLLSAEDSAEAGAYFDYVVGAMS
- the ovoA gene encoding 5-histidylcysteine sulfoxide synthase; the encoded protein is MPTLSRLPHLASTQIINLDCCSRKNLLDYFNNSWELETTLLRSITHPDAFYLNPDPLRNRLIFYLGHSAVFYINKLVRVGLLPNPINPQFEILFEVGVDPETPDELELATQHIIWPDVDQVWEYRENARQAITEIIENTPLNLPIHAQHPLWALLMGIEHSRIHFETSSMLLRQLPVEYLRLPSGWNYAPSHGKIPPNQMQEIPGALVKLGKKEDDLTFGWDSEYGSLEIVVRPFLASSNLITNGEFLQFIQAGGYENSEYWHGESWQWKQQNNVQHPKFWLLENSHNYKYRATFDILELPVDWPVEVNYYEAMAYCQWQGTRLMTEPEWNRAWEFSTNNQGDRTEENNYNLKLKYISPSPVGMFSKRSGLADLRGNVWEWLSSTFSPLPGFTTHYLYEDQSAPFFDGKHQMMVGGSWATNGTMALPCYRNWFRPYFYQHVGFRTAMSL
- the egtD gene encoding L-histidine N(alpha)-methyltransferase gives rise to the protein MLLAPVTVLEQQYQHLHDDGQDVIQGLLGNPKTLSPKYFYDDRGSLLFEEICDLPEYYPTRTEASILQQYAGEIAELTNCCELIELGSGSSTKTQLLLDAYQKISHTCRYLPVDVSGGILKTSVLQLKDKYPQIDIHGLLGTYEQALFHLESNYLQSRLLFFLGSSLGNFSQQECDRFLTQVSTTLKTGDFLLLGVDLHKDKGILEPAYNDAQGVTAAFNLNMLTHLNWRFNGNFDTNLFKHQATYNLKERQIEMRLHCQESHWVNLASLDLQVFFEAGESILTEISRKFDLLQMSQQLESKGLKTVRTWKDDNGWFGLILCQKSL
- a CDS encoding mechanosensitive ion channel family protein, with translation MNQLIIVNTSIILVEILAIAIFFLISRWLLTKFCHFLVQVPLFEGKPTKIRLIRRNVTALMLLTCLVVSLGIIGVNSFLIYQGENLKEYTINLIDRIPSGFWLGLGIAITQSLGVIIAAVFVIKLLHYWLKIGVKKVKSLDQNTADDESVDAFFTTLNRRITLGIWLWIVVVCTQFLKLPSIVTEYLYIGLRIYLSIAIGLLILKAVAAIVDILDVLSIRYSSPDNLLRFYERLRHLVPFLKRCLEFVVYVFTATLVVQQVQLIANLANFGVKIIKIIAIIFISRVVFEIIYLLLEEFLFTQQDLTDTQRSRRLTMIPLFRSLLQYLIYFGVAVSILYTLEINPTPILAGAGIIGIAVGLGAQTLINDIVCGFFILFENYYLVGDYIQAGKAEDKTVEGIVEAIELRTTRIRNTNGQLHIIRNGDIGSITNYSKQYIFATVDISVPANCNLSSVCQVIEEIGKKLKIDQLDVLESTFVEGVESLSESHLLLRTLTKVKPGKHLHIQRVLRQLYIDNFQDLGILLPPNITKVED
- a CDS encoding FtsW/RodA/SpoVE family cell cycle protein; protein product: MNLRQLIPFFDHSAGNWAPEARLLRWLTLLWLILGLIMLFSASYPVAAERQDDGLYYFKRQIIWVFVGLILFNWIVNTPLSKILAASHWFLFLFLLLIFLILVPGVGKKAFDAARWIAIGPIPIQPSELIKPFLVLQSARIFAQWEKLSPQVRLFWLGVFCLVLLGILAQPNLSTTALCGMTIWFIALASGIPYRYLVGTALGGFSLALLSMSIKEYQRRRVMSFLNPWADPTGDGYQLVQSLLAVGTGQTWGVGFGMSQQKLFYLPIQDTDFIFAVFAEEFGFVGGIVLLLVLGMFATLGLIIAFKAKNPIHKLVATGVTVLIIGQSLLHIAVTTGAIPTTGLPLPMFSYGGNSMVASLMACSLLIRVARESSEAEILSLKKSD
- a CDS encoding phycobilisome linker polypeptide, whose protein sequence is MARLFKVTACVPSLTRTRTQRELQNTYFTKLVPYENWFREQQRIQKMGGKIVKVELATGRQGTNTGLA
- a CDS encoding mechanosensitive ion channel family protein — its product is MEAIMKILQGINQSNTIFVKIAAILIILTLIQVLRRFFVGVVIKTIENLTNKTKTTLDDELISIIKPALNWLILIGGFWIINEILAQELGPKLTETIGKSLNLIVIFIIGYIVYRSSSILGQIIANFVLQTETELDELLRPVMPKIFQSAAVVVLAIKISEIFLGQSAGALVGLLGGAGITFGLLLKDIVYDWFCTVIIYSDALFKEGDWVGVSGLDGFVQVLHIGFRTTTLHVVKWGSIIKMPNSRLIGGVVENWSQNPGEELRWGLNLVLKIDGISARQTARICDSIQQMPKSIAGLSPVSTVRFKNIEKNARVIEIMAFVNDDNLYFQAERELNLAILEMLEQEGIDFLYVDLRTEPEKYKLSIENN